The Lewinellaceae bacterium nucleotide sequence ATTTATGATTTATTCTTTATAATTTAAAATTTACCATTTAACTAAGCTATATGGACTTTAGTTATACCATTTGGATACCGCTGATCCCTTTCCTCGCATTTTTTGTGGTAGGAATTTTGGGCAATAAAAAATCTCCTGTTTTTTGGGGAATGGTGAGTACAGGAGCCATTGCGGCGTCCTCTGTGCTTTCCTTTTTGACTGCCTACCGGTATTTTTCCCACGCTGGAAAAGTGGAGGAAACCTATCAGAAGATCATTGCCTACAATACGACCTGGCTCAATTTTACGGATAAGCTGCATATTGATGTCGGGGTTTTACTCGACCCGATTTCCGTAATGATGCTCATCGTGGTGTCTGTAGTCTCCCTTATGGTTCATATTTACAGCTTCGGTTACATGAAAGGAGATGATGGTTTCCATCGTTTTTATGCGTTCCTCTCCTTGTTTAGCTTCTCAATGTTTGGGCTGGTAGTGGCTACCAATCTTTTCCAGATGTATATTTGCTGGGAGCTTGTGGGCGTTTCCTCCTTTTTGCTGATCGGTTATTACTACTACAAACCTTCGGCTGTGGCTGCAGCAAAAAAGGCATTTATCGTGACCCGTTTTGCAGATTTGGGTTTCCTGATCGGGATACTCATTGTTTCTTACCTCACAGGGACTTTCGATTTCCAGGAACTTACCAATCCCGAGGGTGCCGCCATGGCCCAGGGCAGTTCTATAGCATTCCTGGGGTTGTCCACTATGACATGGGCTTTGATCCTGGTCTTTATAGGAGGTGCCGGCAAATCGGCCATGTTCCCGTTACACATCTGGCTGCCTGACGCGATGGAAGGTCCTACGCCGGTGTCTGCCCTGATCCATGCCGCTACGATGGTGGTTGCCGGGGTTTACCTGGTAGCCCGGTTGTTTCCCCTGTACTACTTTGCAGCCCCTACCGCCCTGGAGTTCATCGCCATTGTGGGTGGGTTTACCTCCCTTTTTGCTGCGGTGATCGCCTGTACACAAACGGATATCAAGCGCGTACTGGCCTTTTCCACCATGTCTCAACTGGGATATATGATGCTTGCGCTGGGCGTTTCAGGTTATGG carries:
- the nuoL gene encoding NADH-quinone oxidoreductase subunit L produces the protein MDFSYTIWIPLIPFLAFFVVGILGNKKSPVFWGMVSTGAIAASSVLSFLTAYRYFSHAGKVEETYQKIIAYNTTWLNFTDKLHIDVGVLLDPISVMMLIVVSVVSLMVHIYSFGYMKGDDGFHRFYAFLSLFSFSMFGLVVATNLFQMYICWELVGVSSFLLIGYYYYKPSAVAAAKKAFIVTRFADLGFLIGILIVSYLTGTFDFQELTNPEGAAMAQGSSIAFLGLSTMTWALILVFIGGAGKSAMFPLHIWLPDAMEGPTPVSALIHAATMVVAGVYLVARLFPLYYFAAPTALEFIAIVGGFTSLFAAVIACTQTDIKRVLAFSTMSQLGYMMLALGVSGYGGHEGLGFMASMFHLFTHAMFKALLFLGAGSIIHAVHSNYMHDMGGLRKYMPITHITFLIACLAIAGIPPFAGFFSKDEILAAALHNNTLYFVVEYLVAGLTAFYMFRLYFGIFWGEEKKYEHAPHESPMSMAIPLIVLAAASATAGFLPFTDWVTTDGAAIEGHIDWTVAGASIGIGVVGILVAMAFYRKKTNLPERVSKSFGAFYRWANHKFYIDEVYLFVTKKILFNGISRPVAWFDRHIVDGTMNLIGNTTAAFSSKIKGMQSGQVQQYAFAFVSGVIVIVLFFAYIWGQ